In a genomic window of Caloenas nicobarica isolate bCalNic1 chromosome 1, bCalNic1.hap1, whole genome shotgun sequence:
- the LOC135996436 gene encoding extracellular serine/threonine protein kinase FAM20C-like, with the protein MRCRLQTLFRRKCKASLLFLLLLALLVHLAMDLSLPTARRPCGCDAKAPKGSEIPSGSTVLAGSKKLSLRILQDFSGSNGSLEKSSQLQGAGPQARDGELGAQLQHRDGSLGKTKGSKLASLFKHPLYNIPIPEVTEKDKLFVVNPMEKFSLRSSESDEWVSSSKAETLLPTGKTAYDTYPAWLKFHVGINRYELYPRRDPLMPVLLRDLATQRIVSSVQKTGGTQLKLIMTFPNYGQALFKPMKQTRDQETPADFFYFSDFERHNAEIAAFHLDRILDFRRIPPVSGRLVNITKEIRDITTDKKLAKTFFISPAGNVCFYGECSYYCSTEHALCGKPDRLEGSMAALLPDKTLAKRRSWRSPWRRSYHKSKKAEWELNPNYCAQVRETPPYNRGHRLLDLIDLTVLDFLMGNMDRHHYETFEKFGNDTFLLHLDNGRGFGTHSRDEMSILAPLQQCCSIKKSTYLRLQLLATQPYRLSDLLREALATDPLAPVLAEPHLRALDRRLGKVLAVVGHCLAGAARLDEVLVDDVGSRV; encoded by the exons GCGATGCAAAAGCACCGAAAGGCTCAGAGATCCCATCAGGCAGCACTGTGCTTGCTGGCTCCAAAAAGCTGAGCCTGAGAATCCTTCAGGATTTCAGTGGCAGCAACGGCTCCTTGGAGAAaagctcccagctgcagggagcagggccaCAAGCAAGGGACGGAGAGCTGGGggcccagctccagcacagagATGGGAGTCTGGGAAAGACTAAGGGATCAAAGCTGGCGTCACTCTTCAAGCATCCTCTTTACAACATCCCAATCCCAGAGGTGACAGAGAAAGACAAGTTGTTTGTTGTCAACCCCATGGAGAAGTTCAGCCTGCGCAGCAGCGAGAGTGACGAATG GGTCAGCAGCAGTAAAGCCGAGACGCTCCTCCCGACAGGGAAGACAGCCTATGACACCTACCCTGCCTGGCTCAAATTCCACGTTGGCATCAACCGCTATGAGCTGTATCCCCGCCGAGACCCACTGATGCCAGTCCTCCTCCGGGACTTGGCCACGCAGAGGATCGTCAGCTCGG TCCAGAAGACTGGTGGGACCCAGCTCAAGCTCATCATGACGTTCCCGAATTACGGGCAGGCCCTCTTCAAGCCCATGAA GCAGACCCGGGACCAGGAGACCCCCGCTGACTTTTTCTACTTCTCGGACTTTGAGCGGCACAATGCGGAGATTGCAGCCTTCCATCTGGACAG GATCCTGGATTTCCGGCGAATCCCCCCAGTTTCTGGTCGTTTGGTCAATATAACAAAGGAGATTCGTGACATCACCACAGACAAGAAACTGGCCAAGACTTTCTTCATCTCCCCAG CGGGCAATGTCTGCTTCTACGGGGAGTGCTCCTACTACTGCTCCACCGAGCATGCCCTCTGCGGCAAGCCGGACCGGCTGGAGGGCTCCATGGCCGCCCTGCTGCCCGACAAGACGTTGGCCAAGCGCCGCTCCTGGCGCAGCCCCTGGCGCCGCTCCTACCACAAGAGCAAGAAGGCTGA GTGGGAGCTGAACCCCAACTACTGCGCCCAGGTGCGAGAGACGCCACCCTACAACAGGGGCCATCGCCTGCTCGACCTCATCGACTTGACAGTCCTCGATTTCCTTATGG GCAACATGGACCGGCACCACTATGAGACCTTTGAGAAATTTGGGAATGACACTTTCCTGCTCCACCTGGACAATGGCCGCGG CTTTGGCACACACTCACGTGACGAAATGTCCATCCTGGCCCCcctccagcagtgctgcag CATCAAGAAGTCAACCTACCtgcggctgcagctgctggccaCCCAGCCCTACCGCCTGAGCGACCTGCTGCGGGAGGCGCTGGCCACCGACCCCCTGGCCCCCGTCCTGGCCGAGCCCCACCTGCGGGCGCTGGACCGCCGCCTGGGGAAGGTGCTGGCAGTGGTGGGACACTGCCTGGCCGGGGCGGCCCGGCTGGACGAGGTGCTGGTGGATGATGTGGGGTCACGGGTGTGA